One genomic segment of Penaeus chinensis breed Huanghai No. 1 chromosome 13, ASM1920278v2, whole genome shotgun sequence includes these proteins:
- the LOC125031401 gene encoding uncharacterized protein LOC125031401, with the protein MYKFDLNATFTWPLRHLVGTELHNKYKDEGVSADEENVRQKLLQISHNCPFHGTTHDLQIHGQGERQMPNDEQVNSDSGGYVRLVESCMTRPRSDAGQHKGLVHQSVLFFVLLVVLSAVLSAANPAADPFKKKGFKKQGYRPRPIARPVVYRPVYVAQKPVQPSYGHQPSYGHQPSYGHQASYGHQSSYGHQPSYGHGW; encoded by the exons ACACTTGGTCGGTACCGAGCTGCATAATAAGTACAAGGACGAAGGTGTCTCAGCAGATGAAGAAAATGTTAGGCAGA AATTACTTCAAATAAGCCACAACTGCCCGTTCCATGGCACGACTCACGACCTGCAGATccacgggcagggagagagacaaatgcCAAACGACGAACAGGTCAACAGCGACTCTGGTGGCTATGTTCGACTCGTGGAGAGTTGCATGACAAGACCGAGAAGTGATGCTGGACAACATAAGGGACTAGTTCATCAG TCCGTTTTATTCTTCGTCCTCCTGGTGGTGCTGTCGGCGGTCCTCAGCGCCGCCAACCCCGCCGCTGATCCCTTCAAGAAGAAAGGCTTCAAGAAGCAAGGGTACAGGCCAAGGCCGATTGCTAGGCCCGTGGTTTACCGCCCTGTCTATGTTGCGCAGAAACCGGTACAGCCAAGCTACGGACACCAGCCAAGTTACGGACACCAGCCAAGCTACGGACACCAGGCGAGTTACGGACACCAGTCAAGCTACGGACACCAGCCAAGCTATGGACACGGCTGGTAG
- the LOC125031881 gene encoding RNA-binding protein EWS-like: MKTSVLFLVLLVVLSAVLSAANPAADPFKKKGFKKQGYRPRPIARPVVYRPVYVVQKPVQPSYGHQPSYGHQPSYGHQASYGHQSSYGHQSSYGHGW; encoded by the exons ATGAAGACT TCCGTTTTATTCCTCGTCCTCCTGGTGGTGCTGTCGGCGGTCCTCAGCGCCGCTAACCCCGCCGCTGACCCCTTCAAGAAGAAAGGCTTCAAGAAGCAGGGGTACAGGCCAAGGCCGATTGCTAGGCCCGTGGTTTACCGCCCTGTCTATGTTGTGCAGAAACCGGTACAGCCAAGCTACGGACACCAGCCAAGTTACGGACACCAGCCAAGCTACGGACACCAGGCGAGTTACGGACACCAGTCAAGCTACGGACACCAGTCAAGCTATGGACACGGCTGGTAG